The genome window GCGGGGGTGCGCGCCCGGGTCTACACCGACCGCTCCACCGCCGTCGCCCTCGGCCTCGGCGCGCTGCCCCTCGTGCTCATCGCGGGCTCCGGCATCATCGGCCCGGACGCCGGCCAGGGCCCCGGCAGGCTCCAGTTCCTGCTCGGCTGCGTCGCCGTCCTGATCGCCTCGGTCGCGCTGGTCGCCCTCACCCCGAGCGGCGACGCCCCGTTCGTCGCGGCCACCTTCCTCGCCACCGTCGGCACCCTGGCGACCTTCGTCGCGATCCTCACCGAGGCGTCCGCCACGCAGACGGCCGCCGTCTGCGCCCCGGTCACCCTCGGCCTGGTCGCCTTCCTGCCCGGCCTCTCCGCCCGGTTCGCCCGGCTGCCCATCGGCTACGCGTCGCCGCGCACCGCCCCCGGCGGCTACGACGACACCCTCGCCGACCCGTACGCCGAGCCCGCGGCCCAGGGCGCCCCCGTCGACGCCGAACGCATCGCGGCCCAGGCCCGCCGTGGCCACGAGATGCTGCTCGGCCTGGTCGGGGGCTGCGCGGCGGTCGTCGTCGGATGCGGGGCCGTGCTCGGTTTCTCGGACAACGTCTGGGGCCAGTTCCTGGCGCTGGCCTCCGGACTCGCGATGCTGCTGCGCGCCCGTCTGTTCCGCTATACCTCCCAGGTCGCCTGCGTACTGGTGGCGGGCCTCGGCACGGTCGCCCTGCTGGTCCTCGGCCTCTCCCTGAACCCGCCGACCGACCTGCTCTTCGACCTGGTCCGGTACGGGGACCGCAGCTCCCTGGACATCCGTACCATCTGGCTCTCCGCGGCCGTCGCCGCCGGGGCCGCCCTGCTCACCGCGATCGGCCTGATCATTCCGCGCAAGGGCCTCTCCCCGTTCTGGGGCCGCCTGCTCGACCTGGCCGAGAGCGCCGTCCTGCTCTCGCTGGTCCCGCTCTGCCTGGCAGTACTGGACGTCTTCAGCAGGGCGAGGGCCCTGACGAGCTGATCCGTGGGGGCTGGTACGCTGTGTGACGGCCGTTTGTGTACGCCCTTCCGGATCATGCTGGGAGCTGCGCTCATCGGACCTTCGCCTCCGAGTCACGGAAGCTCCCCTGCGATCAAGACCAGGGGCACTCGTGGGCGCATCGAACATCAAAGAGGAGTACGCGTGCCGCTCGACGCCGCTACGAAGAAGCAGATCATGTCCGAGTTCGCCCAGAAGGAGGGTGACACCGGATCCCCCGAGGTTCAGGTCGCGATGCTCTCCCGCCGGATCTCGGACCTGACGGAGCACCTCAAGACGCACAAGCACGACCACCACTCCCGTCGTGGTCTGCTGATCCTGGTCGGCCAGCGTCGCCGCCTCCTTCAGTACCTGGCCAAGAAGGACATCCAGCGCTTCCGTGCGCTGGTCGACCGCCTCGGCATCCGCCGCGGTGCGGCCGGCGGCGCCAAGTAGTTCGCCGTGAAGGGAGCGGTTCCCACCACTGAGGGGGCCGCTCCCTTTGTTGTACGTACGATTGTGCGTACGTACGCATGTCCGGGAAGTGACGGGCCCGCCCGCCCCACCGGAATGCCAAGCTGAGCCGAATCTCAGTAACCTGGTCGGAGAACGACCAACAGACGAGCGAGAAGCAGACCTCCCCGCCGCCGGTCCTCGGTAGTGGCCCCCGGACTCATCGACCCGGGTGCTTCGATCGAAGACCGGCCCGCCGATGGAGGGCTTCTCCGCTACCGTCCCCCGCCACACGGGCGTGGGGGCGAGAAGACGATATGTATCGGAGAAAACGCTAGTGGAGAACGAGACCCACTACGCCGAGGCCGTTATCGACAACGGAACCTTCGGCACCCGCACCATCCGCTTCGAGACGGGCCGCCTGGCCAAGCAGGCCGCCGGCTCCGCCGTCGCGTACCTGGACGACGACACCATGGTGCTGTCGGCCACCACCGCTTCGAAGAAGCCCAAGGACCAGCTCGACTTCTTCCCCCTCACGGTGGACGTCGAGGAGCGGCAGTACGCCGCCGGCAAGATCCCCGGCTCCTTCTTCCGTCGTGAGGGCCGGCCCTCCGAGGACGCGATCCTCACCTGCCGCCTGATCGACCGCCCGCTGCGCCCCTCCTTCAAGAAGGGCCTGCGCAACGAGATCCAGATCGTCGAGACGATCATGGCGCTCAACCCCGACCACCTGTACGACGTGGTCGCGATCAACGCCGCCTCCTGCTCCACGCAGCTGGCCGGCCTGCCCTTCTCCGGCCCGGTCGGCGGCACCCGTGTCGCGCTGATCAAGGGCCAGTGGGTCGCCTTCCCGACGCACACCGAGCTCGAGGACGCCGTCTTCGACATGGTCGTCGCCGGTCGCGTCCTGGAGGACGGCGACGTCGCGATCATGATGGTCGAGGCCGAGGCCACCGAGAAGACCATCCAGCTCGTCAAGGACGGCGCCGAGGCCCCGACCGAAGAGGTCGTCGCCGCCGGCCTGGAAGCCGCGAAGCCCTTCATCAAGGCGCTCTGCAAGGCCCAGTCCGACCTGGCCGCCAAGGCCGCCAAGCCGGTCGGCGAGTTCCCGGTCTTCCTGGACTACCAGGACGACGTCTTCGAGGCGCTCGCCGCCGCCGTGACGTCCGAGCTGGCCCAGGCGCTCACCATCGCCGGCAAGCAGGACCGCGAGGCCGAGCTGGACCGCGTCAAGGAGATCGCCGCCGAGAAGCTCCTCCCGGCCTTCGAGGGTCGCGAGAAGGAGATCTCCGCCGCCTACCGCGCGCTGACCAAGAAGCTGGTCCGCGAGCGCGTCATCAAGGACAAGGTCCGCATCGACGGCCGTGGCGTCACGGACATCCGTACGCTCGCCGCCGAGGTCGAGGCCATCCCGCGGGTGCACGGCTCGGCGCTGTTCGAGCGTGGCGAGACCCAGATCCTGGGCGTCACCACCCTCAACATGCTCCGCATGGAGCAGCAGCTGGACACCCTCTCCCCGGTGACCCGCAAGCGCTACATGCACAACTACAACTTCCCGCCGTACTCCGTCGGTGAGACCGGCCGCGTGGGCTCGCCCAAGCGCCGCGAGATCGGCCACGGCGCGCTCGCCGAGCGCGCCATCGTGCCGGTGCTGCCGACGCGCGAGGAGTTCCCCTACGCGATCCGCCAGGTCTCCGAGGCGCTGGGCTCCAACGGCTC of Streptomyces sp. NBC_01363 contains these proteins:
- the eccD gene encoding type VII secretion integral membrane protein EccD, with product MSSTAATGFCRVTVVAPDSRIDVALPEDIAVADVYPEILRLTGQTQAAGIPTGYHLVRRDGTVLDGARTLAAQQVLDGELLSLRPFAQSLPPAVFDDVSDAVASAVTRDRHLWSDELLRGAGLVGGVLLLVLMGFVLWFADPVRHDMHSLPGIIAGSAGLLLTAFAGVRARVYTDRSTAVALGLGALPLVLIAGSGIIGPDAGQGPGRLQFLLGCVAVLIASVALVALTPSGDAPFVAATFLATVGTLATFVAILTEASATQTAAVCAPVTLGLVAFLPGLSARFARLPIGYASPRTAPGGYDDTLADPYAEPAAQGAPVDAERIAAQARRGHEMLLGLVGGCAAVVVGCGAVLGFSDNVWGQFLALASGLAMLLRARLFRYTSQVACVLVAGLGTVALLVLGLSLNPPTDLLFDLVRYGDRSSLDIRTIWLSAAVAAGAALLTAIGLIIPRKGLSPFWGRLLDLAESAVLLSLVPLCLAVLDVFSRARALTS
- the rpsO gene encoding 30S ribosomal protein S15, which codes for MPLDAATKKQIMSEFAQKEGDTGSPEVQVAMLSRRISDLTEHLKTHKHDHHSRRGLLILVGQRRRLLQYLAKKDIQRFRALVDRLGIRRGAAGGAK
- a CDS encoding polyribonucleotide nucleotidyltransferase; translation: MENETHYAEAVIDNGTFGTRTIRFETGRLAKQAAGSAVAYLDDDTMVLSATTASKKPKDQLDFFPLTVDVEERQYAAGKIPGSFFRREGRPSEDAILTCRLIDRPLRPSFKKGLRNEIQIVETIMALNPDHLYDVVAINAASCSTQLAGLPFSGPVGGTRVALIKGQWVAFPTHTELEDAVFDMVVAGRVLEDGDVAIMMVEAEATEKTIQLVKDGAEAPTEEVVAAGLEAAKPFIKALCKAQSDLAAKAAKPVGEFPVFLDYQDDVFEALAAAVTSELAQALTIAGKQDREAELDRVKEIAAEKLLPAFEGREKEISAAYRALTKKLVRERVIKDKVRIDGRGVTDIRTLAAEVEAIPRVHGSALFERGETQILGVTTLNMLRMEQQLDTLSPVTRKRYMHNYNFPPYSVGETGRVGSPKRREIGHGALAERAIVPVLPTREEFPYAIRQVSEALGSNGSTSMGSVCASTMSLLNAGVPLKAAVAGIAMGLISQEIDGKTHYVALTDILGAEDAFGDMDFKVAGTKQFVTALQLDTKLDGIPASVLAAALKQARDARLHILDVMNEAIDVPDEMSPNAPRIITVKIPVDKIGEVIGPKGKMINQIQEDTGADITIEDDGTIYIGAADGPAAEAARATINSIANPTMPEVGERYLGTVVKTTTFGAFVSLMPGKDGLLHISQIRKLAGGKRVENVEDVLGVGAKVQVEIAEIDSRGKLSLIPVVEGEEDEKKDDAAK